A window of the Chloroflexus sp. Y-396-1 genome harbors these coding sequences:
- a CDS encoding MFS transporter, translating to MNRHHAIVASSVLVDMMGYGLIMPLLPFIVRSWSSDAFIVGLLGSLYAATQLLVAPVLGSLSDRIGRRPVLLLCLFGSALAYLSIALANSITLLAAAIALGGAAGSSMPVAQAYIADTTTPQHRTRGLGLLGAAFGLGLIGGAAMGGFLGQYGLAIPPALAAAIALGNALYATIALPESLPSHHRHPSTYRLRLLAPVYTAMQIPTVRPLLFAVVLLNIAFAGLQSNVALFTMTRFGWGPTQNALLFVFVGIWAAITQAGLLKILHPLLGDTRLAGGGMGFMALAFLLVGMVKQSDWLLFPLAAMLAIGMGLAVPTLTSIISQRAGNGRQGAVLGGMQALISLALIVGPLSFGFLFDRFGPDTPYLVGGTLLTGAWLVVVWTFLQPIPTLLPVASCPIEDSEA from the coding sequence GTGAACCGCCATCATGCAATTGTCGCCAGCTCGGTACTGGTTGATATGATGGGTTACGGCCTGATTATGCCGTTATTGCCCTTCATCGTTAGGAGCTGGTCAAGCGATGCTTTCATTGTTGGGTTACTCGGCTCATTGTATGCTGCAACCCAACTACTAGTTGCGCCCGTCTTGGGTAGTCTTTCTGACCGCATTGGTCGGCGTCCGGTGCTACTGCTGTGTCTCTTTGGTTCAGCGCTAGCCTATCTGAGCATAGCGCTCGCCAACTCAATCACCTTGCTCGCAGCCGCCATCGCTTTAGGCGGGGCTGCCGGTTCAAGCATGCCGGTAGCCCAAGCTTACATCGCCGACACCACCACACCACAACACCGCACTCGTGGTTTAGGGCTACTAGGTGCAGCCTTCGGCTTAGGACTAATCGGCGGAGCAGCGATGGGAGGATTCCTCGGTCAGTATGGATTAGCGATACCACCGGCTCTGGCGGCTGCAATTGCGCTAGGCAATGCACTGTACGCAACCATTGCCTTGCCTGAATCGCTCCCATCACACCATCGTCACCCTTCGACATACCGATTGCGGCTTTTGGCACCTGTGTATACCGCCATGCAGATACCAACAGTACGGCCCCTGCTCTTTGCGGTTGTGCTGCTTAACATCGCGTTTGCCGGTTTGCAGAGCAATGTTGCTCTCTTCACAATGACCCGCTTTGGGTGGGGTCCAACCCAAAATGCTCTGCTTTTTGTGTTCGTTGGTATATGGGCCGCGATCACGCAAGCCGGACTGCTCAAAATCCTGCATCCTCTGCTCGGTGACACGCGCCTAGCCGGTGGTGGTATGGGCTTCATGGCCCTGGCGTTTCTGCTGGTTGGTATGGTCAAACAGAGCGACTGGCTCCTCTTCCCACTGGCCGCAATGCTGGCAATCGGGATGGGGCTTGCGGTACCGACGCTGACCAGTATCATCTCACAGCGCGCCGGGAACGGTCGCCAGGGAGCTGTTCTTGGCGGTATGCAGGCGCTTATTAGCCTGGCGCTCATCGTCGGGCCACTCAGCTTTGGTTTTCTCTTTGACCGCTTTGGCCCCGACACACCCTACCTCGTCGGTGGTACGCTACTCACCGGTGCATGGCTGGTTGTGGTATGGACGTTTCTCCAACCGATACCTACTCTCCTGCCGGTTGCTTCTTGTCCTATAGAAGACTCAGAGGCTTAG
- the ribA gene encoding GTP cyclohydrolase II: MTTLTPVTRAAMADLPTRFGHFQIAVYLDSEQKEQVALFCGQIDNSEPVLTRLHSECLTGDIFGSHRCDCGEQLAAALTAIQQEGRGVLLYLRQEGRGIGLVNKIRAYALQQQGLDTVDANRALGFPDDMRDYSIAATILRDLGITSVRLLTNNPAKMTSLEQHGIQVLERVPLQVPATTYSASYLLTKQLRMGHLLDSRLL; encoded by the coding sequence ATGACGACACTTACGCCGGTTACTCGTGCAGCAATGGCAGATTTGCCAACCAGATTTGGTCATTTTCAGATCGCAGTCTACCTCGATTCTGAACAAAAAGAACAGGTTGCCCTGTTCTGCGGCCAAATTGACAACTCAGAACCGGTCCTCACTCGCCTTCACTCCGAGTGCCTCACCGGCGACATCTTTGGCTCACACCGCTGCGATTGTGGCGAGCAACTAGCTGCCGCACTGACTGCCATTCAGCAAGAAGGACGCGGCGTATTACTGTATCTCAGGCAAGAGGGACGTGGGATCGGGTTGGTGAACAAAATTCGCGCTTACGCGCTCCAGCAACAAGGACTTGATACAGTTGATGCCAATCGCGCCCTCGGTTTTCCCGATGATATGCGCGACTACAGCATCGCTGCCACTATCCTGCGTGATCTCGGCATCACCAGCGTGCGTCTGCTTACCAATAATCCTGCCAAAATGACCAGTCTCGAACAACATGGGATTCAGGTGCTTGAACGAGTACCGCTACAGGTTCCGGCAACGACCTATAGCGCTAGCTACCTGCTCACCAAGCAGCTTCGTATGGGGCATTTGCTCGACAGTCGGTTGTTGTAG
- a CDS encoding RNA methyltransferase — MKWLRSLAESARHRRHERSFVIEGVRLVSDALSAGAELRLALYAPEQLSSTPAGTVLLNRLRQLPNCYPATPAAVAAAADTEQPQGVVAAVRWPELSPRPGLRLVLDAIQDPGNVGTLLRSAAAAGVGLVMCAPGTVDPFNPKVARAAMGAHFLLPLRIWSWEMVSAELSSLTVYAADSAGKHPYYAVDWRQPAALIIGNEAHGLSSSARALAQYLIAIPMVGSIESLNAGVAGSIILFEALRQRMVEQ; from the coding sequence GTGAAGTGGCTCCGCTCGCTCGCCGAATCGGCACGTCATCGGCGACACGAGCGGAGTTTTGTTATCGAAGGGGTTCGTCTCGTCAGCGATGCGCTGTCAGCCGGCGCTGAGTTGCGTCTTGCGCTGTACGCTCCTGAACAACTGTCATCCACTCCTGCCGGTACGGTGCTTTTGAATCGTCTGCGTCAGTTACCAAACTGCTATCCGGCAACTCCTGCCGCTGTTGCTGCCGCCGCCGATACTGAACAGCCCCAGGGAGTTGTGGCGGCTGTGCGCTGGCCTGAATTGTCACCGCGACCCGGTCTGCGCCTTGTTTTAGATGCTATCCAAGACCCTGGCAATGTGGGAACTCTTCTCCGTTCGGCTGCCGCTGCCGGTGTTGGCCTCGTTATGTGTGCTCCTGGGACTGTCGATCCCTTCAATCCAAAAGTGGCACGTGCAGCAATGGGTGCACACTTTCTGTTGCCCCTGCGAATATGGTCGTGGGAAATGGTGAGTGCCGAGCTGAGTTCGTTGACCGTCTACGCTGCTGATAGTGCGGGTAAACACCCTTACTATGCGGTAGATTGGCGTCAGCCCGCAGCGCTAATTATCGGGAATGAGGCGCATGGTTTGAGTTCGTCCGCTCGTGCTCTTGCCCAGTACTTGATTGCCATTCCAATGGTCGGCTCGATTGAATCACTTAACGCTGGCGTGGCCGGAAGTATTATTTTGTTTGAAGCACTTCGTCAACGAATGGTTGAGCAATAG
- the rplT gene encoding 50S ribosomal protein L20, whose product MTRVKRGIMVRKRHKKLLAQAKGYRGARSRHYKVAHEAVMHALADAYRDRRRRKRDFRRLWIIRINAAARLHGTTYSRLMNSLKKANIMIDRKMLADLAVRDPQAFARIVAQAQSAAVA is encoded by the coding sequence ATGACTCGTGTCAAGCGTGGCATAATGGTGCGTAAACGCCACAAAAAACTGTTAGCTCAGGCCAAAGGGTATCGCGGTGCGCGCAGTCGCCATTACAAGGTGGCGCACGAGGCGGTGATGCACGCGCTTGCCGATGCGTATCGTGACCGCCGCCGACGCAAGCGTGATTTTCGCCGTCTGTGGATTATTCGTATCAACGCGGCAGCCCGCCTTCACGGTACAACTTATAGCCGCCTGATGAATAGCCTGAAGAAGGCGAACATTATGATTGACCGCAAGATGTTGGCCGATCTTGCAGTACGCGATCCGCAAGCCTTTGCCCGGATCGTTGCCCAGGCGCAATCGGCTGCTGTGGCGTAA
- a CDS encoding 50S ribosomal protein L35 has translation MPKMKMKTHKGAKKRFKITASGKFLQQRGVRGNKRNRPSRSQRAWGKGHPISPANRRLLQRALPYGLE, from the coding sequence ATGCCTAAGATGAAAATGAAGACGCACAAAGGTGCGAAAAAGCGCTTTAAGATAACGGCGTCGGGCAAATTTCTTCAACAGCGTGGTGTGCGTGGAAACAAGCGTAACCGTCCCAGTCGTTCACAACGTGCCTGGGGAAAAGGGCATCCGATTTCTCCCGCTAACCGTCGCTTGTTGCAGAGAGCACTGCCTTACGGGTTAGAGTAG
- the infC gene encoding translation initiation factor IF-3, which yields MILFCLSLLSPLARRRSRAIRDRFRINNRIRAREVRLIDENGTQVGIVPLREALAMAEERGYDLVEVAPNAVPPVCRLLDYGKFRYEQSKKEREARRNQKQSELKQIRLMPKTDDHDVAVKANQARRFLLAGDKVKFNLRFRGREMAHPEIGRQMLDQIAEQLSDIAVVEQKPLMEGRVLSMLLAPTAKVLKAAQQAQKAAAQRTAQSGAASTKPASAAAAPAAEEEVVEEEELVEDSSEEIEDTDAEEDFFDEDYDDEEDDFDEEEKAERGRRRRR from the coding sequence ATCATACTGTTCTGCTTATCTCTCCTGTCACCCCTTGCAAGACGAAGGAGTCGCGCTATTAGAGACCGGTTTCGCATCAATAATCGTATTCGTGCTCGTGAAGTGCGTCTCATTGACGAGAATGGCACGCAGGTAGGGATTGTTCCGCTTCGCGAGGCACTGGCGATGGCCGAAGAACGCGGGTACGATCTCGTTGAAGTTGCGCCGAATGCAGTTCCACCTGTATGCCGCCTGCTTGATTATGGCAAGTTTCGCTACGAGCAGAGCAAGAAAGAGCGTGAAGCGCGTCGTAATCAAAAACAGTCGGAACTCAAACAAATTCGGCTCATGCCAAAGACTGACGATCACGATGTTGCAGTAAAAGCGAATCAGGCGCGGCGCTTTTTATTGGCCGGCGACAAGGTAAAATTCAACCTGCGTTTTCGTGGTCGTGAGATGGCTCACCCCGAAATCGGGCGGCAGATGCTCGATCAGATTGCAGAGCAGTTGAGTGATATTGCCGTCGTCGAACAGAAACCGCTCATGGAGGGCCGCGTCTTATCCATGTTGCTGGCGCCAACTGCAAAAGTGCTAAAAGCAGCCCAACAGGCGCAAAAGGCAGCCGCTCAGCGCACTGCACAGAGCGGGGCAGCTAGCACGAAACCTGCTTCGGCTGCGGCAGCACCGGCAGCGGAAGAAGAAGTGGTTGAGGAAGAAGAACTCGTTGAGGACAGCAGCGAAGAAATCGAGGATACTGACGCAGAAGAAGATTTCTTCGACGAGGACTACGACGACGAGGAAGATGATTTCGACGAGGAAGAGAAAGCAGAGCGGGGACGCCGAAGACGACGATAA
- the thiM gene encoding hydroxyethylthiazole kinase has translation MTLNERIAALHERVRQQRPLIHHITNFVVMNDTANVTLHIGGLPVMAHDREEVAEMVTAAGALVLNVGTLSPDWIEAMLIAGRRANELGIPIVLDPVGAGATTLRTTSNRRLLEELRIAIVRGNSGEIGALAGMGGVMKGVEAVVEADDPLAAAQALARQYQTVVAVTGRRDIVTDGTRVFMVDNGHEWLKTLTGTGCSATTVIAAFAAVERDYPLAAAAALACFGLAAEIAAPAARGPASFKVAFYDAIYHLSADQIRAGVRVTLGTE, from the coding sequence ATGACTCTCAATGAACGGATCGCCGCGTTACATGAACGGGTACGCCAGCAGCGCCCCCTCATTCACCACATCACGAATTTTGTGGTGATGAACGACACTGCGAATGTAACCCTCCATATCGGCGGGTTGCCGGTGATGGCGCATGATCGGGAAGAGGTTGCCGAGATGGTAACGGCTGCCGGAGCGCTCGTGCTCAACGTGGGTACGTTGTCGCCCGATTGGATCGAGGCAATGCTGATCGCAGGTCGGCGTGCCAACGAGTTGGGCATTCCGATTGTACTCGATCCGGTTGGGGCCGGCGCCACTACGTTGCGCACAACGAGTAATCGCCGCTTACTCGAAGAGCTACGGATTGCGATTGTGCGTGGCAATTCAGGTGAGATTGGTGCATTAGCCGGTATGGGTGGCGTGATGAAGGGAGTTGAAGCCGTTGTTGAGGCCGATGATCCACTCGCCGCAGCCCAGGCGTTGGCCCGCCAGTATCAGACTGTAGTAGCGGTAACCGGTCGTCGTGACATCGTTACCGATGGCACACGAGTGTTTATGGTCGATAATGGTCACGAATGGCTTAAAACACTTACCGGCACCGGCTGTTCTGCGACAACGGTGATTGCCGCATTTGCCGCAGTCGAACGCGATTATCCACTGGCCGCAGCAGCCGCACTCGCCTGTTTTGGGTTGGCAGCCGAAATCGCGGCTCCAGCCGCTCGCGGGCCAGCTAGCTTCAAAGTGGCGTTCTACGATGCGATATACCATCTTTCAGCCGACCAGATTCGGGCCGGTGTCCGGGTGACGCTGGGAACAGAGTGA
- the thiE gene encoding thiamine phosphate synthase, giving the protein MSTAKTIDWRLYVITDAGLARGRSHREVIEAAIRGGATVVQYRAKHVSSRQMVAEAQELRELTRRTGVPFIVNDRVDVALAVDADGVHIGQDDMPVALARKLIGDRLLGVSAHSLSEAVQAVQDGADYLGVGPVFATPTKPDAAPPIGIDGLTAIRRQIAIPIVAIGGINQANAAEVIRTGVNGIAVVSAVVAAADVTAAARQLVSIVSAVQEQAL; this is encoded by the coding sequence ATGAGCACGGCAAAGACGATTGACTGGCGGCTCTACGTGATAACCGATGCTGGCCTGGCCCGTGGTCGTTCACATCGGGAGGTGATTGAGGCAGCGATCCGCGGTGGCGCGACTGTCGTGCAGTATCGGGCGAAACATGTCTCCTCTAGGCAGATGGTCGCCGAGGCGCAAGAACTGCGTGAACTGACCCGTCGTACCGGCGTACCCTTCATTGTCAATGATCGGGTAGATGTGGCACTCGCGGTTGATGCTGATGGCGTACATATTGGTCAGGATGATATGCCGGTGGCGCTTGCCCGCAAACTGATCGGCGACCGGTTATTAGGGGTTTCGGCGCATAGCCTGAGCGAAGCGGTACAGGCAGTGCAAGATGGCGCCGATTACCTCGGTGTCGGACCGGTCTTTGCGACCCCGACAAAGCCTGATGCTGCTCCACCAATAGGTATTGATGGCCTGACAGCCATTCGGCGACAGATAGCAATCCCTATCGTCGCCATTGGTGGCATCAATCAGGCAAATGCTGCTGAGGTCATACGCACGGGTGTCAATGGTATTGCGGTGGTTTCGGCAGTGGTGGCGGCAGCAGATGTTACTGCTGCTGCCCGCCAACTGGTTTCGATTGTATCAGCAGTTCAGGAGCAGGCGTTATGA
- the thiD gene encoding bifunctional hydroxymethylpyrimidine kinase/phosphomethylpyrimidine kinase: protein MTLPRCLTIAGSDSGGGAGIQADLKAFAALGVYGMSALTAVTAQNTVGVQGVIELPAAFVGQQIDSVVTDIGVDAVKTGMLANADIIAVVAEKARAYHWPHLVVDPVMMAKSGDPLLRPEAQHALISFLFPLATIVTPNIPEARALTGLAITTVTEMEQAAQMIHAMGPRWVLVKGGHLQGDSVDVLFDGAQYQYFTAPRIETRHTHGTGCTFASAIAAGLAKGLSVPEAVQQAKDYITTALRHAPGLGNGHGPVHHFAAWYGVSEA from the coding sequence ATGACGTTACCGCGTTGTTTGACCATTGCCGGTTCCGATTCGGGCGGTGGAGCCGGTATCCAGGCCGATCTGAAGGCGTTTGCCGCCCTGGGTGTGTACGGAATGAGCGCGTTGACAGCCGTTACTGCCCAAAATACGGTTGGTGTCCAAGGAGTGATTGAACTGCCGGCGGCGTTTGTTGGTCAGCAGATCGACTCAGTAGTAACCGACATCGGTGTTGACGCTGTGAAAACCGGGATGTTGGCCAACGCCGACATTATTGCCGTTGTCGCTGAAAAGGCCCGTGCTTACCACTGGCCGCATCTAGTTGTCGATCCGGTCATGATGGCGAAGAGTGGTGATCCCTTGTTGCGGCCGGAGGCTCAACATGCTTTGATCTCGTTCTTGTTCCCACTGGCAACGATAGTAACGCCAAATATCCCAGAGGCGCGTGCCCTAACCGGACTTGCGATCACGACAGTGACGGAGATGGAACAGGCAGCACAGATGATTCATGCGATGGGGCCGCGTTGGGTACTGGTGAAAGGTGGTCATCTACAAGGTGATAGTGTCGATGTACTCTTCGACGGCGCACAATATCAGTACTTCACCGCGCCACGGATCGAAACCAGGCATACGCACGGCACTGGCTGTACATTCGCTTCAGCCATCGCCGCCGGTCTGGCGAAAGGGCTAAGCGTGCCTGAAGCAGTTCAACAGGCAAAGGACTATATTACCACTGCGCTGCGCCATGCGCCTGGTTTAGGAAACGGACACGGCCCGGTACACCACTTTGCGGCCTGGTACGGCGTTAGTGAAGCGTAA
- a CDS encoding hydroxymethylglutaryl-CoA lyase: MTTMEIATLPTFVHIREVGPRDGLQNEPVILSTTQKIKLIELLATTGLRAIEVGAFVRPQNVPQMADTEAVFAGIERRPGVVYSAIAPNVVGARRAIAAGADVVQVFLSASESHNRSNVNMSIEQSLTQVAEMATLVHAAGKPFDAVLSVAFGCPFEGDVPIERVMDLCQRLLDLGAEQLTLGDTTGMAHPLLVQAVVRAFRERFPRQPLRLHLHSARGAGLANLLAALQLGVDMFDSSIGGIGGCPFAPGAPGNLCTEDVTHLLHEMGIATGLNLPALMATARELERMLGHEVPGQTIKAGICKHLRDRGEG; this comes from the coding sequence ATGACCACAATGGAGATTGCCACACTTCCCACCTTCGTGCATATTCGTGAAGTGGGGCCGCGTGATGGGTTGCAGAATGAGCCGGTCATTCTCAGTACCACCCAGAAGATAAAACTGATCGAGCTGCTCGCTACTACCGGGCTACGGGCAATTGAAGTGGGAGCTTTTGTGCGGCCTCAGAATGTTCCCCAGATGGCCGATACCGAAGCTGTATTTGCCGGCATCGAACGCCGACCAGGGGTGGTGTACAGTGCGATTGCACCGAACGTTGTCGGGGCGCGACGGGCAATTGCCGCTGGCGCAGATGTCGTTCAGGTATTTCTTAGCGCCAGCGAGAGCCATAATCGAAGCAATGTGAACATGAGTATCGAACAGTCGCTGACACAGGTGGCCGAGATGGCAACATTAGTCCACGCTGCCGGTAAGCCGTTCGATGCCGTTCTGTCGGTGGCGTTTGGCTGTCCATTTGAAGGCGATGTACCTATCGAGCGAGTCATGGATCTGTGTCAGCGGTTGCTCGATCTGGGAGCCGAGCAGTTAACGTTGGGCGACACCACCGGAATGGCCCATCCGCTCCTGGTACAGGCAGTGGTGCGCGCCTTTCGCGAACGTTTTCCACGCCAGCCGTTACGTCTACATCTGCACAGTGCTCGTGGCGCCGGACTGGCTAATCTGCTGGCCGCATTACAACTAGGTGTAGATATGTTCGATTCGAGCATCGGCGGCATTGGTGGTTGTCCGTTTGCCCCTGGCGCACCCGGCAATCTTTGTACGGAAGACGTGACGCATTTGCTTCACGAGATGGGGATTGCGACCGGGCTGAATTTACCGGCCCTGATGGCAACAGCCCGTGAACTTGAACGAATGTTAGGGCACGAAGTACCAGGTCAGACCATCAAAGCCGGTATCTGCAAGCACTTGCGAGATCGAGGTGAAGGATAG
- a CDS encoding SDR family oxidoreductase, which yields MDPRDRVVIITGASSGIGAATARCFASAGAYLVLAARSHEALEQVAAGLPRAIAVPTDVADPGACVNLVERAVEAFGRVDILINNAGIGLTGPITHLARADLERVLAVDLLGPIWLIQATVPLMRAAGRGQIINVSSVLAAQPLPFLGGYAAAKAALEQISNALRIELYWSGIAVTIVRPGTTRTEFNQRRLGHGRERRRIAPPGVPPEAVARTILRAARTEPRMAYVSWSDRLALWISRMVPGLIDSILARAFVWEEHSVQH from the coding sequence GTGGATCCGCGTGATCGGGTGGTCATTATCACCGGCGCTTCGAGCGGGATTGGTGCTGCGACTGCACGTTGCTTCGCATCAGCCGGTGCGTATCTGGTGCTGGCGGCTCGTTCGCACGAGGCGTTAGAGCAGGTAGCAGCCGGTTTGCCACGAGCAATAGCTGTGCCAACTGATGTCGCTGATCCGGGAGCCTGTGTCAATCTGGTCGAACGCGCTGTTGAAGCGTTTGGAAGAGTTGACATTTTGATCAATAATGCTGGTATCGGATTGACCGGCCCAATCACTCATCTGGCTCGCGCCGATCTCGAGCGGGTGCTGGCAGTTGATCTGCTGGGGCCGATCTGGTTAATTCAGGCCACAGTACCGCTGATGCGTGCTGCCGGTCGTGGTCAGATTATTAACGTTTCTTCAGTACTGGCAGCACAGCCATTACCTTTTCTAGGCGGCTACGCAGCCGCCAAAGCTGCGCTTGAACAGATCAGTAATGCCTTACGGATCGAACTATACTGGAGCGGTATTGCGGTTACAATAGTACGTCCCGGTACTACCCGCACTGAGTTTAATCAGCGAAGGCTAGGACATGGCCGTGAACGAAGACGAATTGCACCGCCTGGAGTACCACCAGAAGCAGTGGCGCGCACCATTCTCCGTGCTGCCCGCACTGAGCCACGAATGGCCTATGTGAGCTGGAGTGATCGCCTGGCATTGTGGATTAGTCGGATGGTTCCGGGCTTGATCGATTCCATACTAGCCCGTGCGTTTGTTTGGGAAGAGCATTCGGTTCAGCATTAA